In one window of Microbacterium natoriense DNA:
- a CDS encoding GntR family transcriptional regulator — protein sequence MTTDAVLGVVGVVDAVTVQLRTRILSGDIRSGAPLTEAAVSQSFGVARPSAKAAIEQLVASGLLVRTAHRSARVVGIDADTVRDVYRTRARLESAALRELAQSRVVPEAARVANAELLAMPPGPDPATVDPDLRFHSALIDALGSDRTGRMYRSVLDEVRLCMAQVQGRRLLDAEDIAAQHAAILEAVAVGDADLAADLLSVHLSSAEERLVDALSRD from the coding sequence ATGACGACGGATGCAGTCCTGGGAGTGGTGGGTGTCGTGGATGCGGTCACCGTTCAGTTGCGCACGAGGATCCTGAGCGGGGACATCCGTTCAGGGGCTCCGCTGACAGAGGCTGCCGTCTCGCAGTCCTTCGGGGTCGCGCGACCGAGCGCGAAGGCGGCGATCGAGCAGCTCGTCGCCAGCGGTCTGCTCGTGCGCACGGCGCATCGCAGTGCTCGCGTAGTGGGTATCGACGCCGACACGGTGCGCGACGTCTACCGCACCAGGGCGCGACTCGAGAGCGCGGCGCTGCGCGAGCTCGCGCAGTCGCGCGTGGTGCCGGAAGCAGCGCGCGTCGCCAACGCCGAGCTGCTCGCCATGCCCCCTGGCCCGGACCCCGCGACGGTCGATCCCGACCTGCGTTTCCACAGCGCCCTCATCGATGCTCTGGGCAGCGACCGGACCGGACGCATGTACCGCAGCGTCCTCGATGAGGTGCGGCTGTGCATGGCGCAGGTGCAGGGGCGAAGGCTGCTCGACGCCGAAGACATCGCCGCTCAGCATGCGGCGATCCTCGAGGCGGTCGCGGTCGGCGACGCCGACCTTGCGGCCGATCTGCTGAGCGTGCACCTCTCCTCGGCAGAGGAAAGGCTGGTCGACGCGCTCAGCCGGGACTGA